Proteins encoded in a region of the Acidobacteriota bacterium genome:
- a CDS encoding GxxExxY protein, with the protein MVDDELTGAIIYASFEVSNELGAGFLESVYEKALIVALAQRGLNINAQVPLKVRFRNVIVGDFFADLIVEDKVLIELKAVSRLLPEHKAQVINYLNATGIETGLLLNFGNPRVEYYRLHKRKDPDHPVDPV; encoded by the coding sequence ATGGTGGACGACGAACTGACGGGTGCGATAATATACGCGAGCTTCGAGGTCAGCAATGAACTCGGAGCGGGGTTTCTGGAATCGGTGTACGAAAAAGCTCTTATCGTGGCGCTTGCACAAAGAGGTCTGAACATAAATGCTCAAGTTCCTTTGAAGGTGAGGTTTAGGAACGTCATAGTCGGAGATTTCTTTGCCGACCTTATTGTCGAGGATAAAGTGCTTATAGAGCTAAAAGCGGTTTCGCGTTTACTTCCGGAACATAAGGCTCAGGTCATCAATTATCTGAATGCCACCGGGATCGAAACGGGATTGCTCCTTAACTTTGGCAACCCGCGCGTCGAGTACTATAGATTGCATAAACGAAAAGATCCTGACCATCCTGTAGATCCTGTTTGA
- a CDS encoding polyamine aminopropyltransferase, whose product MKRIPLLFLNVVIIATCGLIYELLAATVSSYVLGDSVTQFSLIIGIYLFAMGVGSWLSGFLEKDLATKFVDIELAVALIGGFSAPLLFLTFANVSYFAVILYSMVFIIGALVGLEIPLLMRILKDELDFKDLVSRVLALDYVGALVAALLFPIFLVPKLGLNRTSLLFGMLNAVVGLWGTWLLEPLIRRRLTVLRVKGFVVLVLLGIGFIKADSLTTMAEDALFPDQIVYAKSSPYQRIVVTRGKLGHSLFLNGNLQFNSFDEYRYHEALVHPAFAAFEGEPRRVLVLGGGDGLAVREILKYPSVESITLVDLDPLMTGLSKELPALAELNRNAMEDPRVSVINADAFVWLDDAKSPPFDIAIVDFPDPNNFALGKLYSTRFYKLLRERLQPEAAVVIQCTSPLYARKSFWSIIKTLEASGFTVKPFQTTVPSFGVWGYALAKMQPFERPTVPRTGVEFQFLTETSFASLFDFPADMAMPSEEIEINRLDNQALVRYYEVEWRRFE is encoded by the coding sequence ATGAAACGCATTCCGCTTCTTTTCCTTAACGTAGTCATCATCGCCACGTGCGGGCTGATCTACGAACTTCTTGCCGCGACGGTCTCAAGCTACGTCCTCGGCGATTCGGTCACACAGTTTTCCCTCATCATTGGCATCTACCTGTTTGCCATGGGCGTCGGCTCATGGCTTTCCGGTTTTTTGGAGAAGGATCTTGCGACAAAGTTCGTTGACATCGAGCTTGCCGTTGCGTTGATCGGCGGGTTTTCGGCACCGCTGCTATTTCTCACCTTCGCGAACGTTTCCTATTTCGCCGTCATTCTCTATTCGATGGTCTTCATCATCGGAGCTCTCGTCGGGCTTGAGATACCGTTATTGATGCGGATCCTGAAAGATGAGCTCGACTTCAAGGACCTTGTCTCGCGAGTACTGGCATTAGATTACGTCGGTGCTCTCGTCGCGGCCCTCCTTTTCCCGATCTTTCTCGTTCCGAAGCTCGGGCTCAATCGTACGTCGCTGCTCTTCGGTATGCTCAACGCGGTGGTTGGGCTCTGGGGCACGTGGCTGCTTGAGCCGCTGATCCGTCGCCGCTTGACCGTGCTCCGCGTTAAGGGTTTCGTCGTTCTGGTTTTGCTCGGGATCGGGTTCATAAAGGCCGACTCGCTGACGACCATGGCCGAGGACGCGCTCTTTCCGGACCAAATCGTTTACGCCAAAAGCTCGCCGTATCAGCGGATAGTCGTCACCCGCGGGAAGCTCGGGCATTCGCTCTTCCTGAACGGTAATCTGCAGTTCAATTCCTTTGACGAATACCGCTACCACGAAGCCCTCGTCCATCCTGCTTTTGCGGCGTTCGAAGGCGAGCCGCGGCGTGTGCTTGTGCTCGGCGGCGGCGATGGCCTGGCCGTCCGTGAGATCTTGAAATATCCGTCGGTCGAGAGCATTACGCTGGTCGATCTCGATCCGCTGATGACGGGCCTCTCGAAAGAGCTTCCGGCGCTTGCAGAGCTTAACCGCAATGCAATGGAAGACCCGCGGGTCTCCGTTATCAACGCCGACGCGTTCGTTTGGCTTGATGACGCAAAGTCGCCGCCCTTTGACATCGCAATAGTCGATTTTCCCGACCCGAACAACTTTGCCCTCGGCAAGCTTTACTCGACCCGCTTCTATAAACTGCTCCGCGAACGGCTTCAACCCGAAGCGGCCGTCGTGATCCAATGCACCTCGCCGCTTTACGCCCGCAAGTCCTTTTGGTCGATCATCAAGACGCTTGAGGCCTCCGGTTTCACGGTCAAGCCGTTTCAGACAACAGTTCCGAGTTTTGGTGTTTGGGGCTATGCACTCGCCAAGATGCAGCCATTTGAAAGACCAACTGTTCCACGCACGGGAGTCGAGTTCCAATTCCTGACTGAAACGTCATTCGCTTCGCTCTTTGATTTTCCAGCCGATATGGCGATGCCCTCGGAAGAGATCGAGATCAATCGGCTCGATAACCAGGCACTCGTCCGGTACTACGAAGTTGAATGGCGCAGGTTTGAGTAA
- a CDS encoding DUF350 domain-containing protein, with amino-acid sequence MPLALVVKFDQLVEVLVTTIIFVVIGLVVFAIAFFALDKLTPFSIRKEIEEDHNTALAIVIGSLILGIALIVSAAISG; translated from the coding sequence ATGCCGTTGGCCCTTGTGGTCAAGTTCGATCAACTGGTGGAGGTCCTGGTTACGACCATCATCTTTGTCGTCATCGGGCTTGTCGTTTTTGCTATCGCGTTCTTTGCACTGGATAAACTTACGCCCTTCTCGATCAGAAAAGAGATCGAGGAGGACCACAACACCGCATTGGCGATCGTTATCGGCTCCCTGATACTCGGCATCGCCCTCATCGTTTCGGCAGCGATCAGCGGTTAG
- a CDS encoding DUF4178 domain-containing protein produces the protein MSVLAANCPSCAAPIEFKKGSTIVLVCPYCRSAIARTDRKLEDLGKVAEIADSQSPLKLGLKGEFKGNRFELTGRAQLKHELGGFWDEWYATFSNGWVGWLAEAQGRFYMTFFQPIPEGKAIPGYDEIEVGKYVPQIPSDGPLMVLEKGVATAVAADGEIPYQLVPNEQSRYADLSGQNSQFATIDYSMSPPWVFLGHQVTLEEIGLGDARPAQREARRTTAGAMGCPNCGGPLSLTAPDKAERVSCPNCSSLLDVNQGNLKYFKALEPCPTSDQFLLKVGQEGNFPGDVKFRIIGRMVRSVTIDGTTYYWHEYLLYNPMVGFRWLVHSDNHWNFVEPVNPAEVEMPANIGKGVTSRYNGQTFKIFQDAQAFVRYVDGEFYWRVEQGERVRAVDYVSAPLMLSQEMTTGEMNWSAGVYMTNEEIEKIFGISDLPRPWGVAPNQPFTGSWYYTWGAVPLLLLIIVGIFMLPIAGTGTTVLNQKMEIPPLANATQPQAIFSQQFELKANRNVRIRAFAPVSNSWADLDVDLINDQSLEVESVNIPIEYYSGTDSDGAWTEGNQFQDATVSSLPAGRYTLRVEGTWQNWQQSMPISVSVAQGVNRGVNFFCALLVLLIVPVIGIVRKLSFESRRWSESMFGSSGSDDE, from the coding sequence ATGAGCGTGCTTGCCGCAAATTGCCCTTCGTGTGCCGCGCCGATCGAGTTCAAAAAGGGCTCGACGATCGTGCTCGTTTGTCCGTATTGCCGCTCGGCGATAGCACGGACAGACCGCAAGCTCGAGGATCTTGGCAAGGTCGCGGAGATCGCCGATTCGCAGTCACCGCTCAAGCTCGGACTCAAGGGCGAGTTCAAAGGAAACAGATTTGAGCTGACAGGACGAGCCCAACTCAAGCACGAGCTTGGCGGTTTCTGGGATGAGTGGTACGCGACATTCTCAAATGGCTGGGTCGGTTGGCTTGCGGAAGCGCAAGGGCGCTTCTACATGACCTTTTTTCAGCCGATTCCGGAAGGCAAGGCGATACCCGGGTACGACGAGATCGAGGTTGGAAAATACGTACCGCAGATTCCCTCGGACGGGCCGCTGATGGTGCTCGAGAAAGGCGTCGCAACGGCCGTCGCGGCAGACGGCGAGATCCCCTATCAGCTCGTCCCGAATGAGCAGTCGCGGTATGCCGACCTGAGCGGACAGAACAGCCAGTTTGCGACCATCGACTACAGTATGTCGCCGCCCTGGGTCTTTCTTGGGCATCAGGTGACGCTCGAAGAGATCGGGCTCGGCGACGCACGGCCCGCTCAGCGAGAGGCACGGCGGACGACCGCGGGAGCGATGGGCTGCCCGAACTGCGGAGGCCCGCTTTCGCTTACGGCTCCGGACAAGGCCGAGCGTGTTTCCTGCCCAAACTGCTCTTCGCTGCTGGATGTAAACCAAGGAAACCTCAAATATTTCAAGGCCCTCGAACCCTGCCCGACTTCCGATCAGTTTCTGCTCAAGGTCGGACAGGAAGGAAATTTTCCTGGCGACGTCAAGTTTCGCATCATCGGCCGCATGGTCCGCAGCGTCACCATTGACGGCACGACCTATTATTGGCACGAGTATCTGCTCTATAACCCGATGGTCGGCTTCCGCTGGCTTGTCCACTCGGATAACCATTGGAATTTCGTTGAGCCGGTCAACCCGGCCGAGGTCGAGATGCCGGCCAACATCGGCAAGGGAGTGACCTCACGCTACAACGGGCAGACTTTCAAGATCTTTCAGGATGCGCAGGCATTCGTTCGTTACGTTGACGGCGAGTTCTATTGGCGAGTGGAACAGGGCGAGCGCGTCCGGGCGGTCGATTATGTTTCTGCCCCATTGATGCTTTCTCAGGAAATGACGACGGGCGAGATGAATTGGTCGGCCGGCGTTTACATGACCAACGAGGAGATCGAGAAGATCTTTGGCATCTCAGACCTGCCGCGGCCCTGGGGCGTTGCACCTAACCAGCCTTTTACCGGTTCGTGGTATTACACATGGGGAGCAGTGCCGCTGCTTTTGCTGATCATCGTCGGCATCTTTATGTTGCCGATCGCCGGCACCGGGACGACCGTTCTGAACCAAAAGATGGAGATCCCGCCGCTGGCCAATGCAACTCAGCCCCAGGCGATCTTCAGCCAGCAGTTCGAGCTGAAGGCGAACCGCAATGTACGCATCCGGGCGTTCGCACCGGTCAGCAATTCCTGGGCTGATCTTGACGTTGACCTGATCAACGACCAAAGCTTGGAGGTCGAATCGGTCAATATCCCGATCGAGTACTACAGCGGCACGGACAGCGACGGAGCCTGGACTGAGGGCAATCAGTTCCAAGACGCGACCGTTTCATCATTGCCGGCCGGTAGATACACTCTCCGGGTCGAAGGTACCTGGCAGAACTGGCAGCAGTCAATGCCGATATCGGTCAGCGTTGCCCAGGGCGTTAATCGCGGCGTCAATTTCTTTTGTGCGTTGCTGGTGCTTCTGATCGTTCCGGTGATCGGGATCGTCAGAAAGCTTTCTTTTGAATCGCGACGCTGGAGCGAGAGCATGTTTGGCTCAAGCGGCAGCGACGATGAATAG
- a CDS encoding S-adenosylmethionine decarboxylase: protein MIVGTEWLIEAEGCDPERLRDEALLRHVLGRVIAGLELKSIGTVWHKFPGEGGVTGLIALTESHLACHTYPEYGTATFNLYCCRTRPEWNWEAELKASIAAVNVTITKIERGTAMTDDADPMTRSAGGGE, encoded by the coding sequence ATGATCGTCGGAACGGAATGGCTTATTGAAGCTGAGGGATGCGATCCCGAACGCTTGCGGGACGAAGCTTTGCTTCGCCATGTACTCGGGCGCGTTATCGCCGGCCTTGAGCTGAAGTCGATCGGAACCGTCTGGCACAAGTTTCCCGGCGAGGGCGGAGTTACAGGCCTGATCGCCCTGACGGAATCGCACCTCGCCTGCCACACCTATCCCGAATACGGAACCGCGACGTTCAATCTATATTGCTGCAGAACGCGGCCAGAGTGGAACTGGGAGGCGGAGCTTAAGGCTTCGATCGCGGCTGTGAATGTGACGATAACGAAGATCGAACGCGGTACCGCTATGACAGACGATGCTGACCCAATGACACGATCAGCCGGAGGTGGAGAATGA
- a CDS encoding GWxTD domain-containing protein, with protein sequence MTKNYFVRFVFLAAALMLAASVPVSAQRDKNDKNRPNQDPTERSRNVKPELKEAYKRWLDQDVPYIITKEERRAFQALQTDEERENFIENFWRRRDPNPDTEENEFREEYYERIAYANERFTSGIPGWRTDRGRIYIAWGKPDSIESRPAGGAYDRPAYEGGGTTTTYPFEIWFYRYLDGVGDGVEIEFVDPTGTGEYRLARNANEKDALLFVPGAGLTLSESLGLSSKADRISGINANNTYTREQDMPFRRLEVLTALQRPPSVKFSDMLDGITGGDVVLDNNPLNFDLRVDFFRQSADRVIVTFTVQTPNSELQFENQGGVETARLNILGRIIAVSGKRSGIFEDAVTTYATREELATMRERKSIYQKAYTLTPGTYKVDVVVRDVATGNRGIINQGFTVPRYDDKALSTSTLVLASTLRPTEERDIGAMFVIGNAKVIPNLEGVYKKGQDVGVYMQVYNAGIDQTTLRPAVSVEYILTKGGKEVFRQPENWEGLSDSGQRLTLARLLPTIGLETGDYEIKVLTTDKVSQQVVENKGKFRIID encoded by the coding sequence ATGACGAAGAACTATTTTGTTCGTTTTGTATTTCTGGCCGCCGCGTTGATGCTGGCGGCGAGCGTTCCGGTCTCGGCCCAGCGTGATAAGAACGATAAGAATCGGCCAAATCAGGATCCGACGGAGCGTTCGCGCAATGTCAAGCCTGAGTTGAAAGAGGCTTACAAGCGTTGGCTCGACCAGGACGTTCCGTACATCATTACGAAGGAAGAAAGGCGAGCGTTTCAAGCGCTTCAGACCGACGAAGAACGCGAGAATTTTATCGAGAATTTCTGGCGTCGGCGTGACCCGAACCCGGACACCGAAGAGAATGAGTTTCGCGAGGAGTATTACGAGCGGATCGCGTACGCTAACGAACGCTTCACGTCGGGCATACCGGGTTGGCGTACCGACCGCGGCCGTATATACATCGCATGGGGCAAGCCGGATTCCATCGAATCGCGACCCGCGGGCGGCGCCTACGACCGACCGGCTTACGAAGGCGGCGGAACAACGACTACCTATCCTTTTGAGATCTGGTTTTACCGTTACCTTGACGGTGTTGGTGACGGTGTCGAGATAGAGTTTGTCGATCCAACGGGAACGGGAGAATATCGCCTTGCTCGCAACGCCAACGAAAAGGACGCCCTTTTGTTTGTTCCAGGTGCTGGGTTAACGCTTTCTGAATCGCTTGGCCTTTCGAGCAAGGCCGATCGAATCTCCGGGATCAATGCGAACAACACTTACACACGTGAGCAGGATATGCCATTCCGGAGGCTTGAAGTCCTTACAGCCCTGCAACGTCCGCCTTCAGTTAAGTTTAGCGATATGCTTGACGGAATTACGGGCGGCGATGTCGTCCTCGACAACAACCCTCTCAATTTCGATCTTCGTGTGGACTTCTTTCGGCAATCCGCCGACCGTGTGATCGTTACGTTTACAGTTCAGACCCCGAACAGTGAACTGCAGTTTGAGAATCAAGGCGGGGTTGAAACCGCCCGGCTAAATATCCTTGGGCGCATCATCGCCGTTTCGGGAAAACGATCTGGCATCTTTGAAGATGCTGTGACGACCTATGCGACGCGAGAAGAGCTTGCGACGATGCGGGAGCGCAAGTCGATCTACCAAAAGGCATACACGCTGACGCCGGGAACCTACAAGGTCGATGTGGTCGTCCGCGATGTTGCCACCGGCAACCGCGGCATCATCAATCAGGGCTTCACGGTTCCGCGTTACGACGACAAGGCGCTTTCGACCTCGACGCTCGTGCTTGCCTCGACCCTTCGCCCGACCGAGGAACGCGACATCGGCGCGATGTTCGTTATCGGCAATGCGAAGGTGATCCCGAATCTCGAAGGCGTTTACAAGAAGGGCCAGGACGTCGGTGTTTATATGCAGGTATATAATGCCGGCATCGACCAGACGACGCTCCGACCAGCGGTTTCGGTTGAGTACATCTTGACCAAAGGCGGCAAAGAGGTATTTCGCCAACCGGAGAATTGGGAAGGGCTTTCCGATTCAGGCCAGCGTTTGACGCTCGCCAGGCTGCTGCCGACCATCGGCCTTGAGACCGGCGATTACGAGATCAAGGTCTTGACCACGGACAAGGTCAGCCAGCAGGTCGTGGAGAACAAAGGCAAGTTTCGCATCATTGATTAG
- the tatC gene encoding twin-arginine translocase subunit TatC, with translation MKQIENRMNGPAHEMSFLDHLDELRKRIVRSVVFIIFAFIFCFVFADNIYDFLSVPIRKALSEAERRELPVEGRTGEERILPLSSLKPGDSGRYVFDRATTLGVSVVQPGTSVRAVVGQNAEGKIGLFTDEPIYTINAVIPAGVLLPVDLAPDAVPEMAADERMIVTTAQEPFTLYVTVSLYAAIALSVPFLLLQIWGFISPALYQHEKSYVTPFILLSSVAFVAGAAFAYYILFPPAARYLLGLGSDFRLLLRATDYFDLITLIMLAMGVIFQMPAIAYVLARIGLITPRLMLKSWKIALVVILIVAAVISPTGDAVNLALFASPMIALYVFSIFIAWAFGKERQHERPAA, from the coding sequence ATGAAGCAGATCGAGAACAGAATGAATGGGCCGGCGCACGAGATGTCGTTTCTGGACCATCTCGATGAGCTCCGGAAGCGCATCGTCCGTTCGGTCGTTTTTATCATCTTCGCATTCATCTTCTGCTTCGTCTTTGCCGACAATATCTATGATTTTCTGAGTGTGCCGATCCGCAAGGCGCTCTCCGAGGCCGAGCGGCGTGAGCTACCGGTCGAGGGGCGGACGGGCGAGGAGCGAATACTTCCGCTTTCATCGCTGAAGCCCGGTGACAGCGGCCGCTACGTTTTTGACCGTGCAACAACTCTTGGGGTCAGCGTGGTTCAACCCGGAACTTCGGTGCGGGCCGTGGTCGGACAAAATGCCGAAGGCAAGATCGGGCTTTTTACCGACGAGCCGATCTATACCATAAACGCCGTTATTCCGGCCGGCGTGCTTTTACCGGTCGATCTGGCGCCCGATGCGGTGCCCGAGATGGCGGCCGATGAGCGGATGATCGTCACGACCGCGCAGGAGCCCTTTACGCTTTATGTAACGGTTTCGCTCTATGCGGCGATCGCCCTTTCGGTGCCGTTCTTGCTTTTGCAGATCTGGGGTTTTATCTCGCCGGCGCTCTATCAGCACGAAAAGTCCTATGTAACGCCGTTCATTTTACTCTCGTCCGTTGCCTTTGTTGCGGGAGCGGCTTTTGCGTACTACATTCTATTTCCGCCGGCGGCGAGGTATCTGCTCGGGCTCGGGTCGGATTTCAGGCTGTTGCTAAGAGCAACTGACTATTTCGATCTGATCACGCTGATAATGCTCGCGATGGGCGTTATCTTTCAGATGCCGGCCATTGCCTACGTCCTTGCCCGCATCGGGCTTATCACTCCGCGGTTGATGCTGAAAAGTTGGAAGATCGCCTTGGTCGTGATCCTGATAGTTGCCGCCGTCATCTCGCCGACCGGCGACGCCGTAAATCTCGCACTTTTCGCCTCGCCGATGATCGCTCTTTACGTCTTTTCCATCTTTATCGCGTGGGCATTCGGCAAAGAGCGGCAGCACGAGCGCCCTGCCGCTTGA
- a CDS encoding twin-arginine translocase TatA/TatE family subunit has protein sequence MLLFIFQSIGTQELILIGLVALIFLGPRKLPEYARKIGKMMADLRNTAGEFRSTWEREVDLESEVKAFDLDAIEAEAKEKKSEPRIAPPREANAIEAPAIREVDASSFQRETQPEEAAAEPAPDAVDVDDANELDKRNWL, from the coding sequence GTGCTGTTGTTCATTTTCCAGTCTATCGGAACACAGGAACTGATCCTCATCGGGCTCGTTGCGCTCATTTTTCTCGGTCCGCGGAAGTTGCCGGAGTATGCCCGCAAGATCGGCAAGATGATGGCCGACCTTCGCAATACGGCGGGCGAATTCCGATCGACCTGGGAACGCGAGGTTGACCTTGAGAGCGAGGTGAAGGCGTTTGACCTTGATGCGATCGAGGCCGAGGCAAAAGAGAAAAAGAGCGAGCCGCGGATCGCTCCGCCACGCGAGGCAAATGCCATCGAGGCCCCGGCGATAAGAGAGGTTGACGCGAGTTCTTTTCAGCGGGAGACTCAGCCCGAAGAAGCTGCGGCCGAGCCTGCCCCTGATGCCGTGGACGTTGACGACGCGAACGAACTCGACAAACGAAACTGGCTCTGA
- the selD gene encoding selenide, water dikinase SelD — MTKRLTEMVSCAGUVAKLAPGDLAQVLSKLPLQPSENVIVGFENSDDAGVFRVSDDLALVQTVDFFTPVADDPVIYGRVAAINSLNDVYAMGGRPVTALSVVCYPQKGDWDVLGEILLGGQLAMNEAGVVVIGGHSVDDQEMKFGYAVTGFVHPDKVVTNAGAMPGDALILTKPIGTGAINTAVKRGVASQESMDACISAMTTSAAAASKAMMEIGANGCTDVTGFGLLGHAYEMAKASGVTFTIESLAVPLLPATLELIEQGMLTRGDRNNRVYVGDTIKFDTSVSGLMQSALFDPQTAGGLLISLPVERAEEYVATVAGSHIIGRVGPLGGKLIEVV, encoded by the coding sequence ATGACCAAGCGTTTGACGGAAATGGTTTCCTGTGCGGGTTGAGTGGCCAAACTCGCCCCTGGCGACCTTGCTCAAGTTTTGAGCAAACTTCCGTTACAACCAAGCGAAAATGTGATCGTCGGTTTCGAGAATTCCGACGACGCGGGAGTTTTTCGCGTTTCGGACGACCTTGCGCTTGTCCAAACGGTCGATTTTTTCACGCCCGTTGCCGATGATCCGGTGATCTACGGCCGCGTTGCGGCGATCAACTCCCTGAACGACGTTTACGCGATGGGCGGGCGTCCAGTGACGGCACTTTCGGTGGTGTGTTACCCGCAGAAGGGCGATTGGGACGTACTTGGGGAGATATTGCTCGGCGGGCAGCTCGCGATGAACGAGGCCGGCGTCGTCGTGATCGGCGGCCACTCGGTCGACGACCAGGAAATGAAGTTCGGCTATGCCGTAACGGGCTTTGTGCATCCGGACAAGGTGGTAACTAATGCGGGAGCGATGCCGGGCGATGCTCTCATCCTGACCAAACCGATCGGGACCGGTGCGATCAATACGGCTGTGAAACGCGGCGTGGCGAGCCAGGAATCGATGGACGCATGCATTTCGGCGATGACCACATCGGCCGCCGCTGCGTCTAAAGCAATGATGGAGATCGGCGCAAATGGCTGTACGGATGTTACCGGTTTCGGACTTCTCGGCCATGCTTACGAGATGGCAAAGGCGAGCGGTGTTACATTTACAATCGAGTCGTTGGCCGTGCCGCTGCTGCCCGCAACGCTCGAGTTGATCGAGCAAGGAATGCTGACCCGCGGCGACCGCAACAATCGCGTTTATGTAGGTGATACAATCAAGTTTGATACGTCGGTTTCGGGCCTTATGCAAAGCGCACTTTTTGACCCGCAAACCGCGGGCGGTTTGCTAATAAGCCTGCCCGTAGAGCGGGCGGAGGAATATGTAGCCACCGTTGCCGGCTCGCATATTATTGGAAGGGTCGGGCCGCTCGGCGGCAAGCTGATCGAGGTCGTTTAG
- a CDS encoding ParB/RepB/Spo0J family partition protein codes for MARKPLGRGLSALLGEPAESPAAIAEAAEASGTVKEIDVSRISGNPQQPRTRFDGKALDELASSIAANGIVQPIVVRRVGNRYQIVAGERRWRAAQRAGLHKVPVVIKEVSDDKILEIALIENIQREELNPIEEANAFRKLIDTIGLTQEELSGRVGKERSLIATSMRLLKLPDEIQKLIEEGKLTAGHGRALLLTDDKAIQVRTARAIIEKQMSVREAERTIKRAAADTSSVTAAKTQVTQTGDPNVRHAETKLMRALATNVKIRPSGKGNAGKIEIEYYNSDDLNRLYSILTGEKDKTAGSV; via the coding sequence ATGGCTAGAAAACCTCTAGGCCGAGGACTCAGCGCTCTGCTCGGCGAGCCAGCCGAGAGCCCTGCGGCGATTGCCGAGGCGGCTGAAGCGTCGGGCACCGTCAAGGAGATCGATGTTTCGCGTATCTCGGGCAATCCTCAGCAACCGCGGACCCGCTTTGACGGCAAGGCGCTCGATGAGCTCGCGAGCTCGATCGCGGCAAACGGGATCGTACAGCCGATCGTCGTCCGGCGTGTCGGTAATCGATATCAGATCGTTGCCGGCGAGCGGCGTTGGCGGGCTGCTCAGCGTGCCGGTTTGCACAAAGTCCCGGTCGTGATCAAGGAGGTCTCAGATGACAAGATCCTTGAGATCGCACTTATCGAAAACATCCAGCGGGAAGAACTGAACCCCATCGAAGAGGCAAACGCGTTCCGCAAACTCATTGATACGATTGGACTTACGCAAGAGGAACTGTCCGGGCGGGTTGGCAAAGAGCGTTCGCTGATCGCCACCTCAATGCGGCTTTTGAAGCTGCCGGACGAGATCCAAAAGCTGATCGAAGAAGGCAAGTTAACCGCCGGCCACGGCCGAGCGCTCCTTCTCACAGATGACAAAGCGATTCAAGTGCGAACCGCACGTGCAATAATCGAGAAGCAAATGTCCGTTCGCGAGGCGGAGCGGACCATCAAGCGAGCGGCAGCCGATACAAGCAGCGTAACTGCTGCAAAGACACAGGTTACCCAAACGGGCGACCCGAACGTCCGGCACGCAGAAACAAAGCTCATGCGGGCATTGGCGACGAACGTAAAGATCCGCCCGAGCGGCAAAGGAAATGCGGGCAAGATAGAGATCGAATACTACAATTCGGACGACCTTAACCGGCTCTATTCGATACTGACGGGTGAAAAGGATAAGACGGCCGGATCGGTGTAA
- a CDS encoding ParA family protein produces MGKIIAIANQKGGVGKTTTAINLAAGLALEGKKVLLVDADPQGNATSGAGIEKLPSRRSLYDAMISGDSVRDLVVPTEIDTLWVLPSHKNLAGIEIEFADDKNRAKILKGLLESIREYFHYIIIDCPPSLGILTVNGLTAADSLLVPIQTEYFALEGVTELFETLSRLKRELNPGLKIEGLLLTMFDERTNLSAAVAKDLRDFYGPQVLRTVIPRNVRLAEAPSFGKPILLYDSKSRGAESYFQLTKEIIEHG; encoded by the coding sequence ATGGGAAAGATCATTGCGATCGCCAATCAAAAAGGCGGTGTCGGTAAGACCACGACCGCGATAAACCTCGCGGCGGGGTTGGCGCTCGAGGGCAAAAAGGTGCTGCTCGTTGACGCCGACCCCCAGGGAAATGCGACCTCAGGCGCCGGCATCGAGAAACTCCCGAGCCGCCGTTCGCTCTACGATGCGATGATATCCGGCGATTCCGTCCGCGACCTGGTCGTCCCGACAGAGATCGACACGCTCTGGGTTTTGCCCTCGCACAAGAACCTGGCCGGCATTGAGATAGAATTCGCAGATGATAAGAATCGGGCAAAGATTCTCAAAGGCCTGCTTGAATCGATCCGCGAGTATTTTCATTACATAATCATCGATTGCCCGCCGTCGCTCGGCATTCTGACCGTAAACGGGCTCACGGCCGCGGATTCGCTGCTCGTACCGATACAGACCGAATATTTCGCGCTTGAGGGGGTTACTGAGCTTTTTGAGACGCTTTCACGGCTCAAACGGGAGTTGAACCCCGGCCTCAAGATCGAAGGTCTGCTCCTGACGATGTTTGACGAGCGGACGAATCTTTCCGCTGCGGTGGCGAAGGATCTGAGAGATTTTTACGGACCGCAGGTGCTTCGGACGGTGATCCCGCGAAATGTCCGGCTTGCTGAGGCTCCGAGCTTTGGAAAGCCGATCCTGCTTTACGACTCGAAGTCGCGAGGCGCCGAGAGCTATTTTCAACTGACGAAGGAGATAATCGAACATGGCTAG